A genome region from Pseudomonas sp. N3-W includes the following:
- a CDS encoding histidine phosphatase family protein codes for MVDSALPANTAPRWMRSRISKASVAGGVLIVAILVTAFFMLPRSPINLAAAGPQAQEELLRHWRAGEVVVLVRHAERCDRSSNPCLGPADGITKSGNEASATVGQGFARLGMSQTDVISSPVTRTRQTADALVGKDVDSQEWLRSCGDTLRNDVIAHKVAERNMVLVTHSGCISDFERQTGFKHAAASEYSSSLFVSMGASGQLKVLGILNPGDWSSLLSEKPLK; via the coding sequence GTGGTCGACTCCGCATTACCCGCCAATACAGCCCCGCGATGGATGAGATCGCGTATCAGCAAGGCTTCTGTCGCAGGGGGCGTGTTGATTGTGGCGATCCTGGTGACAGCGTTTTTCATGTTGCCCAGGTCTCCGATCAACCTGGCCGCCGCCGGGCCTCAGGCGCAAGAGGAATTGTTGCGGCATTGGCGCGCAGGTGAGGTGGTGGTTCTGGTGCGTCATGCCGAGCGCTGCGATCGCTCCAGCAATCCTTGCCTGGGCCCTGCCGATGGCATCACCAAATCAGGTAACGAGGCGTCCGCCACAGTAGGCCAAGGGTTTGCGCGACTGGGTATGTCGCAAACCGATGTGATCAGCAGCCCAGTGACCCGCACCCGGCAAACAGCCGACGCCCTCGTGGGCAAGGACGTGGACAGTCAGGAGTGGCTACGCAGCTGTGGCGACACCCTGCGTAACGACGTCATTGCGCACAAGGTTGCCGAACGCAATATGGTCTTGGTCACTCACAGCGGCTGCATCAGCGACTTCGAGCGCCAGACCGGTTTCAAACACGCGGCGGCCAGCGAGTACAGCAGTTCGTTATTCGTCAGCATGGGTGCCAGCGGCCAACTTAAAGTACTGGGCATATTGAATCC
- a CDS encoding membrane integrity-associated transporter subunit PqiC, with the protein MTMALKFTLLATLLLLTACRSDPIHFHTLTPAQPGGGAHNGVGEIQIEGISVPPQVDRPQIVIRQGNSGLAILETDWWGASLADELRSALVDQLANASPQRKVSVRVDVQRFDSIPGQYGLIDVKWRLRTSGQTDNALVTCRSTLQTPSGTSIDELVTAQQNNVRRLAVLITQAAAGNRQGCPTAG; encoded by the coding sequence TTGACCATGGCATTGAAGTTCACGTTGCTCGCCACGCTGTTATTGCTGACTGCCTGTCGCAGTGATCCGATTCACTTTCACACCCTGACCCCGGCGCAACCGGGGGGCGGCGCACACAACGGCGTCGGCGAAATCCAGATCGAAGGCATCAGCGTGCCGCCCCAGGTGGACCGGCCACAGATCGTCATTCGCCAGGGCAACAGCGGTCTGGCGATCCTCGAAACCGACTGGTGGGGCGCGAGCCTGGCCGACGAACTGCGCAGCGCGCTGGTGGATCAACTGGCCAATGCCAGCCCACAGCGCAAGGTGTCAGTGCGGGTGGATGTGCAGCGCTTCGATTCGATTCCCGGTCAGTACGGGCTGATCGATGTGAAGTGGCGCCTGCGCACTTCCGGGCAGACGGATAATGCGCTGGTCACGTGCCGAAGCACCTTGCAAACGCCTTCAGGTACGTCCATCGACGAGCTGGTGACGGCGCAGCAAAACAACGTCAGACGCCTGGCTGTTCTGATTACCCAGGCCGCCGCCGGGAATCGGCAGGGCTGCCCGACCGCCGGCTGA